The following are from one region of the Oncorhynchus masou masou isolate Uvic2021 chromosome 24, UVic_Omas_1.1, whole genome shotgun sequence genome:
- the LOC135511803 gene encoding GTP-binding protein SAR1b-like — MSFLFDWLYRGFSGVLQFLGLYKKSGKLVFLGLDNAGKTTLLHMLKDDRLGQHVPTLHPTSEELTIAGMTFTTFDLGGHVQARRVWKNYLPAINGVVFLVDCADHDRLTESKIELDALLADETILSVPVLVLGNKIDRPEAISEGGLREAFVLDGQCTGKGNVSLKDLQARPLEIFMCSVLKKQGYGDGFRWLAQYID, encoded by the exons ATGTCATTCCTCTTTGATTGGCTCTACAGAGGCTTTAGTGGTGTGCTACAGTTTTTAG GGTTGTACAAAAAATCTGGAAAGTTGGTTTTCCTGGGGTTGGATAATGCTGGTAAAACAACCCTTCTGCATATGCTGAAAGATGATAGACTTGGACAGCATGTGCCCACGTTGCATCCAA CATCGGAAGAGTTGACGATAGCTGGAATGACATTCACCACGTTTGATCTGGGCGGCCACGTACAAG CTAGAAGAGTTTGGAAGAACTACCTGCCGGCTATCAATGGAGTTGTCTTTCTGGTTGACTGTGCCGACCACGACCGCCTTACAGAATCCAAGATCGAACTTGAT gctcTGTTAGCAGATGAGACCATCCTCTCTGTGCCTGTGCTGGTCCTGGGTAACAAGATAGACCGTCCTGAAGCCATCAGTGAAGGGGGACTGAGAGAGGCGTTTGTTCTCGATGGACAATGCACGGGAAAG GGTAACGTGTCGTTGAAGGATCTGCAGGCACGGCCTCTGGAGATTTTCATGTGCAGTGTCCTGAAGAAGCAGGGCTATGGAGACGGCTTCAGGTGGCTGGCACAATACATCGACTGA